One window from the genome of Pungitius pungitius chromosome 14, fPunPun2.1, whole genome shotgun sequence encodes:
- the si:dkey-13p1.4 gene encoding transmembrane protein 151B isoform X1: MLSSDPDPAEDAPASGPDDAEGEEVEEEEQEDSPAESEVPEEQLPVKQSLGACICRESHWRCLLLSLLMYSCLGVVAWCQLTRVTKISFNPALTSSFTASFPSSLRGPPGMGVGGHSMIYHDSPCSDGYIYIPLAFLLIIYVLYMVECWHCRARTELQSKADVDSVYERVLRMRRAQPCIWWKAISYHFVRRTRQVTRYRNGDAYTTTQVYHERVNTHVAEGEFDYSHCGMKDVSRDLRGLEGYPATRLRFAKCFSFTEAGPENDYLNQRARFFSEIEGLDDYMEAREGMQLKNVDFRENLIVYVDPDRMPWYTSQVAFWLAALLMLSWPLRVLTEYYTACVHYRIEKLFGLEYRPSLLDEDGPPGNNPGCIIPRVDTLDSTEMEWHIRCNRQLIPSYSEAVLIDMSTADSSSLQDTECTSSSNCFLLDASQAAQSYGALQSQGDGEQRGGEPSGPGDGAGRRRTIASSSCSSIFSRRGALHHSHLSSDTSRFSLCRMYGSHRTVSLWRSHSSSLTDPCCGDEQRWRSDSSRLALSDSPPTYRDARFFPVLIVHRSEGCGGEDGREVRRYYVRRGSSCVETDL; encoded by the coding sequence cagctTCCAGTGAAGCAGTCCCTGGGCGCTTGCATCTGCCGGGAGTCGCATTGGCGCTGtctgctgctctctctgctcATGTACAGCTGCCTGGGCGTGGTGGCCTGGTGTCAGCTGACCCGGGTCACCAAAATCAGCTTCAACCCCGCCCTTACCTCCTCCTTCAcagcctccttcccctcctccctgcggGGGCCCCCCGGGATGGGCGTCGGAGGCCACTCGATGATCTACCACGACAGCCCCTGCTCTGACGGCTACATCTACATCCCTCTGGCCTTCCTGCTTATAATCTACGTCCTCTACATGGTGGAGTGCTGGCACTGCAGAGCCAGGACCGAGCTGCAGAGCAAAGCGGACGTGGACAGCGTGTACGAGCGCGTGCTGCGGATGAGACGGGCCCAACCTTGCATATGGTGGAAGGCTATCAGCTACCACTTTGTGCGACGGACTCGGCAAGTCACCCGATACCGTAACGGGGACGCGTACACCACCACGCAGGTGTACCACGAGAGAGTGAACACGCACGTGGCCGAGGGTGAGTTCGACTACAGCCACTGTGGGATGAAGGACGTGTCGCGTGACCTCAGGGGCTTGGAGGGATACCCGGCGACGCGCCTTCGCTTCGCTAAATGCTTCAGCTTCACGGAGGCCGGTCCAGAGAACGATTACCTCAACCAGAGAGCTAGGTTCTTCTCTGAAATCGAGGGCTTGGACGATTACatggaggccagggaggggatGCAGCTGAAGAATGTGGACTTCCGAGAAAACCTAATCGTCTACGTAGACCCAGATAGGATGCCTTGGTACACTTCCCAGGTTGCCTTCTGGCTGGCGGCTCTGCTGATGTTGTCGTGGCCCCTGAGAGTGCTGACAGAGTACTACACCGCGTGTGTGCACTACCGCATAGAGAAACTCTTTGGGTTAGAGTACAGGCCCTCTCTTCTAGATGAGGACGGGCCTCCGGGGAATAATCCTGGTTGCATTATCCCGAGAGTAGACACACTGGACAGCACTGAGATGGAGTGGCACATACGCTGTAACCGCCAGTTGATCCCCAGCTACTCAGAGGCCGTGCTGATAGACATGAGCACGGCGGACTCCAGCTCGTTGCAAGACACCGAATGCACCTCGTCCTCAAACTGCTTCCTTCTGGACGCCAGTCAGGCGGCTCAGAGCTACGGCGCTCTCCAGAGCCAGGGAGACGGCGAGCAACGCGGGGGGGAGCCGAGCGGGCCGGGCGACGGAGCCGGCAGGAGGAGGACCATCGCCAGCTCAAgctgctcctccatcttctcccgtCGGGGAGCGCTGCACCACTCGCACCTCTCCTCGGACACGTCTCGATTCTCTCTCTGCCGCATGTACGGCTCCCACCGCACCGTGTCTCTGTGGAggagccacagcagcagcctgacGGACCCCTGCTGCGGGGACGAGcagcgctggcggtccgactcCAGCCGGCTGGCGCTCAGCGACAGTCCACCGACTTACAGGGACGCCCGCTTCTTCCCAGTTCTCATCGTGCACCGGTCCGAGGGCTGTGGCGGCGAGGACGGGAGGGAAGTGAGGCGATATTACGTACGCAGAGGGTCGTCCTGTGTGGAGACGGATCTGtga
- the klf11b gene encoding Krueppel-like factor 11b, whose product MPTRTFTEMDSNGAEHMDRCGSYAKRRRRDSGQSVPSATCGLEYTDLEAAEALVCMSSWGQGHFVGGSRPAPCKPRPLTPASDSCDSLMPSELPEPPKDFVSLSSLCMTPPHSPSFVEASSMALQSSSAPAVSSQHCGSGLHQPDLAHVAENTPSLPSLPRPCRAMATSVIRHTADSVPCQHRIPVAASPKTARDTVTAATSCQQQQQQRVTQTEQIATPPSTAAPLTPPSFASKTELHARPPKPCWNSVSTPAPVNMQLQSSPPTPPARAALSPHSAPNPQIICQMFPVSSQSGIISAFIPGALQTSNNGIRTAATPILPQPASGNSASVQQSLIVGSAMPQGTVMLVLPQSSISQAPHCPQTVMTLGNTKLLPLAPAPVYVPAGPGCGVTATKMDFSRRRNYVCTFPGCRKTYFKSSHLKAHLRTHTGEKPFSCSWDGCEKRFARSDELSRHRRTHTGEKKFVCPVCDRRFMRSDHLTKHARRHMTTKKMPSWQADVRSLNKMAAAKTPPSKPGLATLSMLVPAGSK is encoded by the exons ATGCCAACGCGAACATTTACAGAAATGGACTCAAACGGG GCCGAGCATATGGATCGCTGCGGGTCCTATGCAAAGAGAAGAAGGCGTGACAGCGGACAGTCTGTCCCTAGTGCAACCTGTGGACTGGAGTACACCGACCTGGAGGCTGCCGAAGCGCTGGTGTGCATGAGCTCCTGGGGCCAGGGCCACTTTGTCGGGGGCAGCAGGCCAGCCCCCTGCAAGCCCAGGCCCCTCACCCCAGCTTCGGATTCCTGTGACTCACTCATGCCGTCAGAACTCCCGGAGCCGCCGAAGGACTTTgtgtccctctcctccctt tGCATGACTCCCCCTCATAGCCCCAGCTTTGTCGAGGCTTCCAGCATGGCGCTCCAGTCAAGCTCTGCCCCGGCTGTGTCCTCACAACACTGTGGCTCCGGCCTCCATCAACCTGACCTGGCACACGTTGCTGAAAAtacgccctccctcccttcccttccccggCCCTGCAGAGCCATGGCGACCAGCGTCATCCGCCACACCGCAGACAGCGTCCCCTGCCAACACCGCATTCCAGTCGCCGCCAGTCCAAAGACAGCCAGAGACACCGTAACGGCTGCGACCTcctgccagcagcagcagcagcagcgtgttaCACAGACTGAGCAGATAGCCACACCTCCATCcactgctgctcctctcacacCTCCTTCATTCGCCTCAAAAACAGAGCTGCACGCCCGGCCCCCGAAACCCTGCTGGAACAGTGTCTCCACCCCCGCTCCTGTCAATATGCAGCTGCAAAGCAGCCCTCCCACTCCCCCCGCTCGCGCAGCTCTGTCCCCGCACTCGGCCCCCAACCCTCAGATCATCTGTCAGATGTTTCCGGTCAGCAGCCAATCAGGTATAATCTCCGCCTTCATCCCCGGCGCGCTTCAGACGTCCAACAATGGGATTCGGACCGCCGCCACGCCCATCCTCCCCCAGCCCGCCTCGGGTAACTCCGCCTCTGTCCAGCAGTCCCTCATCGTGGGCTCGGCCATGCCGCAGGGCACGGTGATGCTGGTTCTCCCGCAGTCCTCAATCTCTCAGGCCCCTCACTGCCCTCAGACGGTCATGACTCTGGGCAACACCAAGCTGCTACCTCTGGCCCCGGCCCCGGTGTACGTGCCGGCGGGGCCCGGCTGCGGTGTGACGGCGACAAAGATGGACTTTTCCCGCAGGAGAAACTATGTCTGCACCTTCCCGGGCTGCAGGAAGACTTACTTCAAGAGCTCCCACCTCAAGGCTCACTTAAGAACGCACACAG GCGAGAAGCCTTTCAGCTGCAGCTGGGACGGCTGCGAGAAGAGGTTCGCCCGCTCCGACGAGCTCTCCCGTCACCGGCGGACGCACACGGGCGAAAAGAAATTTGTGTGTCCCGTGTGCGACCGGCGATTCATGCGCAGCGACCACCTCACCAAACACGCCCGCCGCCACATGACCACGAAGAAAATGCCCTCCTGGCAGGCCGACGTCAGGAGCCTGAACAAAATGGCCGCCGCCAAAACGCCTCCATCAAAACCCGGCCTCGCCACGTTAAGCATGCTGGTACCTGCCGGCTCCAAGTAG
- the lrr1 gene encoding leucine-rich repeat protein 1 — MKLQCDVEVVNRMLPSFGMKSRGKGTRAVLSIGKHLDKTSQRSNIYMMICTAKDRAGSKYKLKDNIEKFFTWFVEEGKATVRIKEPAVDICLSKADANSLKNFLSAARLADRGSVTSSLPLSTLTPVRARDVEQPKKKLTIVSKKDYPLTSNFPYSLEQLQVSYCKLSRVDMRMLSLKALRKLDLSNNHIKKLPATIGDLGCLSELVLHNNHLEAFSEALCLSTLQRTLQLLDLSQNRLRWLPPQFCQLKELVNLKLDDNELACLPFRVGRLSKLRFLSAAHNQLAALPSDFRKLSLENLDLFGNPFVQPNPLDHTMKLTFPLPLQEMASRAVADLRLPYGPHLIPAHLCRDLEVAKACECGRVCVNFYIKTAVSMNLHQVSHTVVLVDDMGGTDAPVQQHFCSLSCYSLFLDNSLQRGIR; from the exons ATGAAGCTGCAGTGTGACGTCGAGGTGGTGAATCGGATGCTCCCCTCGTTTGGGATGAAAAGTCGAGGGAAGGGGACCCGAGCGGTGCTGTCCATCGGGAAGCATTTGGACAAGACGAGCCAACGCAGCAACATCTACATGATGATCTGCACAGCTAAAGACCGAGCGGGCTCCAAGTACAag CTTAAAGACAACATAGAGAAGTTCTTCACTTGGTTCGTGGAGGAAGGCAAGGCCACTGTGAGAATAAAGGAACCCGCCGTTGACATTTGTTTGAGCAAG gCGGACGCAAATAGCCTAAAGAACTTCCTCTCGGCGGCCCGCCTCGCCGACAGAGGAAGCGTCACGAGTAGCCTTCCTCTCTCCACGCTCACTCCCGTTCGCGCCAGAGACGTTGAGCAACCCAAGAAGAAGCTCACCATCGTCTCCAAGAAGGACTACCCCCTCACCTCCAACTTCCCCTACTCCCTGGAGCAGCTGCAAGTCTCCTACTGCAAACTGTCCCGCGTGGACATGCGGATGCTGTCTCTCAAAG CACTCCGCAAGCTGGACctcagcaacaaccacatcaaGAAGCTCCCGGCTACCATCGGGGACCTCGGCTGCCTCTCCGAGCTCGTCCTCCACAACAACCACCTGGAGGCCTTCAGCGAGGCGCTGTGCCTGTCCACGCTGCAGCGGACCCTCCAGCTCCTGGACCTCAGCCAGAACCGGCTGCGGTGGCTCCCGCCCCAGTTCTGCCAGCTCAAAGAGCTGGTGAACCTCAAGCTGGACGACAACGAGCTGGCCTGTCTGCCGTTCCGCGTGGGCCGGCTCTCCAAGTTGAGGTTCCTGTCGGCGGCGCACAACCAGCTGGCCGCGTTGCCTTCTGACTTCCGTAAGCTCAGCCTGGAGAACCTGGACCTGTTCGGGAACCCGTTCGTCCAGCCCAACCCACTCGACCACACGATGAAGCTCACGTTCCCGCTCCCCCTCCAAGAGATGGCTTCCAGAGCCGTGGCCGACCTCAG GCTGCCTTACGGACCTCACCTCATCCCCGCCCACTTGTGTCGAGACCTGGAAGTCGCCAAGGCGTGCGAATGCGGCCGCGTCTGCGTCAATTTCTACATCAAGACGGCGGTTAGCATGAACCTGCACCAAGTCTCCCACACGGTGGTCCTGGTGGACGACATGGGGGGCACGGACGCTCCGGTGCAGCAGCACTTCTGCTCCCTCTCTTGCTACTCCCTGTTTTTAGACAACTCGCTTCAGAGGGGAATCCGATAA
- the LOC119227940 gene encoding protein kintoun has translation MEVGDKLKELNMTVEEVDRLTKALKDKKFGEMLRDYANEISDPENKKRYEEEIALLEQERGNIIEFIHPEPFRCLRTSSDGTRKCFINICANGKVGKPAWEGGTSEDGRVGQRWTLPHSLHPGRQDRDTKGNTIVIYDVIFHPDTIRFASKNNTFMEMVDSTAVQGIRDAFKVTLDENNVREMSVKYKGTPRPCVIRKPIPGYKSKEPSEEADPLAFPYPDERRPQMEPKESHATKKSSDAPPKSCSLQPGNDQQPTRPNYAVKYRSFLDLQDFRYSRDSAQSPRPKEIVVTIDLPLLKAVSDASLEVKERQLLLVSKKPSYRLELPLSYPVDEEKGEAKFNRQRRQLTVTLSVLPSHEAFDPAAAFARTTVGDDDSREEWEEEEEEEEEEKRAGEGVFRQQTGEEKVEAEGNTGHERGDEQMMAEEEGESVEKERQEAKREGENGAQKEKNGFGQGAVEEISKEQKQENETANSNLHKKQQLEDTEDSGLGFPWDTVDVSAEEENSSPGHNKLVATLGPEDQLVSITAEHPSREEKEGDVTPTSRSESPPIKKEVETEAAFVNHRSSEEPQTPTQAEPPSRSNIKDGCVPASGDTEEPSAAGSVEQQEEQEEENTDQDDLPAVRILRKAERGNQPPPGVLREIDNDGNEKIISDHFTTAEFVFQNSLIYELD, from the exons ATGGAGGTTGGAGACAAACTGAAAGAACTAAACATGACAGTAGAGGAAGTTGATCGACTGACCAAAGCGCTCAAAGACAAGAAATTCGGGGAAATGCTGCGCGATTACGCCAATGAAATATCGGACCCGGAGAACAAGAAGAGGTACGAGGAGGAGATCGCACTTTtggagcaggagagaggaaacaTCATTGAGTTCATCCACCCGGAACCGTTCCGCTGCCTCAGGACGAGTTCGGACGGCACGCGGAAGTGTTTCATCAATATCTGCGCCAATGGAAAAGTTGGAAAGCCTGCATGGGAAGGCGGCACGTCGGAGGACGGCCGCGTGGGACAGCGCTGGACCCTGCCCCACAGTCTGCATCCAGGGAGACAAGACAGAGACACGAAAGGGAACACCATCGTGATCTACGACGTTATTTTCCACCCTGACACCATCCGCTTCGCAAGCAAAAACAATACCTTCATGGAAATGGTGGACAGCACGGCCGTTCAGGGGATCCGGGATGCCTTCAAAGTGACTCTGGACGAAAACAACGTGAGGGAGATGAGCGTTAAATACAAGGGGACCCCTAGGCCCTGTGTCATCCGAAAACCCATTCCTGGATACAAATCCAAGGAGCCCTCGGAGGAGGCGGACCCTCTCGCGTTCCCGTACCCGGATGAAAGAAGACCTCAAATGGAGCCCAAAGAATCACATGCAACCAAAAAGAGCAGCGATGCCCCACCCAAAAGCTGCAGCCTTCAGCCTGGCAACGACCAGCAGCCCACCAGGCCAAACTACGCGGTCAAATATCGATCTTTCTTAGATCTGCAGGACTTCAGATACTCTAGAGACTCCGCCCAAAGCCCCAGGCCCAAAGAGATAGTGGTGACCATCGACCTGCCTCTTCTGAAGGCGGTCTCGGACGCCAGCCTCGAGGTGAAAGagaggcagctgctgctggtgtccaAGAAACCATCCTACAGACTGGAGCTGCCCCTATCCTACCCCGTggatgaagaaaaaggagaggCCAAGTTCAACAGACAGAGAAGACAGCTTACCGTCACACTGTCGGTTCTCCCTTCCCACGAAGCCTTTGATCCAGCCGCGGCGTTCGCTCGGACTACTGTGGGTGACGATGACAGTCGGgaagagtgggaggaggaggaggaggaggaggaggaggagaaaagagctgGCGAGGGGGTATTTAGGCAGCAGACAGGGGAAGAGAAGGTTGAAGCAGAGGGTAATACAGGTCATGAGAGAGGAGATGAGCAGATGATGGCAGAAGAGGAAGGTGAATCGgttgagaaagaaagacaggaagcaaagagggaaggagaaaacggtgcccaaaaagagaaaaatggttTTGGCCAAGGCGCTGTGGAGGAGATATCGAAAGAGCAGAAACAGGAAAATGAGACGGCAAACTCTAACCTACACAAAAAGCAGCAACTTGAAGATACAGAGGACTCTGGTCTAGGTTTTCCGTGGGACACTGTTGATGTTTCTGCTGAAGAAGAAAACTCATCGCCTGGCCATAACAAGCTTGTGGCCACACTTGGACCAGAGGACCAGCTTGTTTCGATCACTGCTGAACATCCAAGccgagaagaaaaagagggagatgtCACTCCGACCTCTCGCTCGGAGTCACCACCCATCAAAAAGGAG GTGGAGACAGAGGCTGCATTTGTAAACCACAGATCAAGTGAGGAACCCCAAACTCCCACACAGGCTGAACCTCCGAGCCGGAGCAACATCAAGGACGGCTGCGTGCCGGCCAGCGGGGACACGGAGGAGCCTTCGGCCGCGGGTTCagtagagcagcaggaggagcaggaggaggagaatacaGACCAAGATGACCTGCCAGCGGTGAGAATCCTCCGCAAGGCGGAGCGCGGCAACCAGCCACCACCTGGGGTATTGAGGGAAATAGATAACGATGGAAACGAAAAGATCATCAGTGACCACTTCACAACTGCTGAGTTCGTCTTCCAGAACTCCCTGATATACGAGCTGGACTGA
- the si:dkey-13p1.4 gene encoding transmembrane protein 151B isoform X2 — protein sequence MLSSDPDPAEDAPASGPDDAEGEEVEEEEQEDSPAESEVPEELPVKQSLGACICRESHWRCLLLSLLMYSCLGVVAWCQLTRVTKISFNPALTSSFTASFPSSLRGPPGMGVGGHSMIYHDSPCSDGYIYIPLAFLLIIYVLYMVECWHCRARTELQSKADVDSVYERVLRMRRAQPCIWWKAISYHFVRRTRQVTRYRNGDAYTTTQVYHERVNTHVAEGEFDYSHCGMKDVSRDLRGLEGYPATRLRFAKCFSFTEAGPENDYLNQRARFFSEIEGLDDYMEAREGMQLKNVDFRENLIVYVDPDRMPWYTSQVAFWLAALLMLSWPLRVLTEYYTACVHYRIEKLFGLEYRPSLLDEDGPPGNNPGCIIPRVDTLDSTEMEWHIRCNRQLIPSYSEAVLIDMSTADSSSLQDTECTSSSNCFLLDASQAAQSYGALQSQGDGEQRGGEPSGPGDGAGRRRTIASSSCSSIFSRRGALHHSHLSSDTSRFSLCRMYGSHRTVSLWRSHSSSLTDPCCGDEQRWRSDSSRLALSDSPPTYRDARFFPVLIVHRSEGCGGEDGREVRRYYVRRGSSCVETDL from the coding sequence ctTCCAGTGAAGCAGTCCCTGGGCGCTTGCATCTGCCGGGAGTCGCATTGGCGCTGtctgctgctctctctgctcATGTACAGCTGCCTGGGCGTGGTGGCCTGGTGTCAGCTGACCCGGGTCACCAAAATCAGCTTCAACCCCGCCCTTACCTCCTCCTTCAcagcctccttcccctcctccctgcggGGGCCCCCCGGGATGGGCGTCGGAGGCCACTCGATGATCTACCACGACAGCCCCTGCTCTGACGGCTACATCTACATCCCTCTGGCCTTCCTGCTTATAATCTACGTCCTCTACATGGTGGAGTGCTGGCACTGCAGAGCCAGGACCGAGCTGCAGAGCAAAGCGGACGTGGACAGCGTGTACGAGCGCGTGCTGCGGATGAGACGGGCCCAACCTTGCATATGGTGGAAGGCTATCAGCTACCACTTTGTGCGACGGACTCGGCAAGTCACCCGATACCGTAACGGGGACGCGTACACCACCACGCAGGTGTACCACGAGAGAGTGAACACGCACGTGGCCGAGGGTGAGTTCGACTACAGCCACTGTGGGATGAAGGACGTGTCGCGTGACCTCAGGGGCTTGGAGGGATACCCGGCGACGCGCCTTCGCTTCGCTAAATGCTTCAGCTTCACGGAGGCCGGTCCAGAGAACGATTACCTCAACCAGAGAGCTAGGTTCTTCTCTGAAATCGAGGGCTTGGACGATTACatggaggccagggaggggatGCAGCTGAAGAATGTGGACTTCCGAGAAAACCTAATCGTCTACGTAGACCCAGATAGGATGCCTTGGTACACTTCCCAGGTTGCCTTCTGGCTGGCGGCTCTGCTGATGTTGTCGTGGCCCCTGAGAGTGCTGACAGAGTACTACACCGCGTGTGTGCACTACCGCATAGAGAAACTCTTTGGGTTAGAGTACAGGCCCTCTCTTCTAGATGAGGACGGGCCTCCGGGGAATAATCCTGGTTGCATTATCCCGAGAGTAGACACACTGGACAGCACTGAGATGGAGTGGCACATACGCTGTAACCGCCAGTTGATCCCCAGCTACTCAGAGGCCGTGCTGATAGACATGAGCACGGCGGACTCCAGCTCGTTGCAAGACACCGAATGCACCTCGTCCTCAAACTGCTTCCTTCTGGACGCCAGTCAGGCGGCTCAGAGCTACGGCGCTCTCCAGAGCCAGGGAGACGGCGAGCAACGCGGGGGGGAGCCGAGCGGGCCGGGCGACGGAGCCGGCAGGAGGAGGACCATCGCCAGCTCAAgctgctcctccatcttctcccgtCGGGGAGCGCTGCACCACTCGCACCTCTCCTCGGACACGTCTCGATTCTCTCTCTGCCGCATGTACGGCTCCCACCGCACCGTGTCTCTGTGGAggagccacagcagcagcctgacGGACCCCTGCTGCGGGGACGAGcagcgctggcggtccgactcCAGCCGGCTGGCGCTCAGCGACAGTCCACCGACTTACAGGGACGCCCGCTTCTTCCCAGTTCTCATCGTGCACCGGTCCGAGGGCTGTGGCGGCGAGGACGGGAGGGAAGTGAGGCGATATTACGTACGCAGAGGGTCGTCCTGTGTGGAGACGGATCTGtga